A window of Gorilla gorilla gorilla isolate KB3781 chromosome 5, NHGRI_mGorGor1-v2.1_pri, whole genome shotgun sequence genomic DNA:
aagaagaaagaggccgggcgctgtggctcacgcgtgtaatcccagcactttgggaggcccaggcgggcagatcacgaggtcaggagatcgagaccaccctggctaacccggtgaaaccccgtctctgcttaaaaatacaaaaaattagcctggcgtggtggcgggcgcctgtagtcccagctactcgggaggctgaggcagaatagcgtgaacccgggaggcggagcttgcagtgagccgagatcgtgccactgtacttcagcctgggcgacagagcgagacttcgtctcaaaaaagaaaaaacaaataaataaaaataaataaaaaagaccctAAGTGTTAGTTAAAGCAGCAGCCTAGATTCAGAATtaagaaaacatgatttttatttttccgtTTCATGGAAGCAGCAGCTGTCTACTGATAGTTCCTGCCGCCGGCCACCAGGTGGCAGAAGGGAACACAGTACTATAGCCCTGCCCCAGCGATCGCGCGGGCAGGAAGACCGGGTGGGAGGTAGGTGGGGCCGAGGCCTGGAGGTGAGGTAGGAGAGTAGGCTTAGGCTGTCAGAGGAAAAAACGGGCGATGTGAGGACTAAGTATGGATCTCAGGAGGGGACAGGAAATATTGAGAACACCACCTTACGGGTTCAGAATAAAACCGAGGGAATGAGGAAGAGGTTTAAGGAGACAGGCTAAATTGGGAAGAATTCACGGGGAATCAGAGGGTGGAGAGGGCGTGGGTGCCTGGAGATGCCTGGGAGCAGAACGGCTGAGGGGCCTCCATTATCTGTACTCTTCCCGGGGTGGGTCTAGGTCTGGCTCCTCCTGAGGTCGGTGGTCCACCTCAGGGGCAGGAGGCCAGGGGTTTTCTGGGGGCTGGGGTCCTGCCGGCCAAGGGTCATCAGGCCGGGGAGGTTGAGGAGGATCCGTTCTAGGCGGTTCAGGGGGCCAGACTCCAGTTTCAGGCAGGTCTCTCCAGGGACGACTGAGGCGGGGAGGCGGAGGATCTTCAAAGAGAGGGGGTGCCCCTGGCCAAGGGTCACCGGGGACTGGGGGGCCCTGAGGCAATGTTGGGGAGCCTGCCTCCTCTCGGTCCTCTGCGGGTGGGTGAGAGGGGTGGTCCTCGCTGCCTGAGATGCCtgtaaaggaggaaggaggaaggtaaGAGGTGGTGAGGGcttctctccccagccccacccagccccagccccaggaggaGGAGCCTGTCTGGATAGACGCAGCCTGAACTGACCCACAAACAGACCAAAAAAGTCACTCTCAAAGAGCTCTCGGTAGGTTTGTAAATACTTAACTGATGgtaaaatggcatgaacccctaCCCCCGATGGATCTGAACCGTTCACTTGACCCACTTTAAACTGACCAGACTTCTCCAAATAAGCTCCATCCACCCCTGGTTGGGGTACCCCACTAGCTTTGTCCTCAGGCCAACCTGCAACCCAAAGTGGGTTACACCTTGGCCCCCAGGCACACAGACCCCAGCTTTACAAGGACCCCAGCTCCTTAACACAGATCCCAGCTCCGAGGAAACTCGTCCCCCCACGTTAATCCTGACCGACTTTGCCACATGGAGCCAGCAAACCATTTCTGGTGAGAGCCAAATGCACCTTCTGCACCATGTCCCCCACCCAATGTGTCCAGAAAGCCATTTCTGGTGAGCCAGATGCACCTTCTGCATCCCCTGAATTCCTGTCCCCAACCCCATGCGTCCAGTTCACCTCCGCCATCTTGAGTATCCCTCATCACCCCAAACTGCAGTCCCTGCCTCTGTTCCCACCTCACCTCTGGTGTGCAGGCAAAGGACCAGGATCCCCAGGAGCTTCCAGTTAAGGATCATGGCTATGTACTGGCCCCCAAAGCTGGGGTGGGCTGAGTCTGGGTGCCTGGGAACCCTAAGAGGCTTTATAGGGGAGGAGTGGAGGAGGGGCCAGCCCAGTGGCACAGGAATACCATCAGAACAGAACTGGTCAAACCCGTTGGGAAGGCCTGGGCTGATGTGTCACCCCTGAAGGTGGCGTCCCTTATTTTAGTCCTCCAGCCCAGGACCCAGCTGCCTGCTCTCCCTATCGTGACCCAGAGCCTGCGTCACCCCACCCTGGTTTTCACACCCTCCATCCACACCCTGGAGCAGTCAATACCCACTTGGCATCTCCGTAATCACAGAGATGTCCACCTTCATCCCTTGCAACTATTGGAAGCCAAAGAATGGGAGCAAACCACGCGTTGGGCGTTGGGAAGCACCGTAATTACAGGGTTGGGAGGCAGGATGCCTGCGCTGGGGGAGGAGGTGCCTTTCAAACCTGGGATGCAGCTGGGACAGTGTCAGCTActaccccagcctccccactCACCCCCGCACTGAAAGCTCCCCCTGGGGCTTCGTGCTTTCCTGGGCACTTCCCTTCCCCCATGGGATCCAGGCATCCTGCTCTCCACCATGTCCTTCTTCAGGCATGCAGGGGACCTCCAAGCAATGACATCCAAGGAATTCCATCTGGCAGCCACCCAGGATGACTGCAGAAAAGGAAGGACACAGGAGGATATCCTGGTTCCCTCTTCCCACCCAGAGCTGTTTGCATCAGTCCTGCCAATGGCTCCGGAAGAAGCTGCCAGGCTCCAGCAACCtcagccccttcctcctccctcaggAATCCACCTATCCGCCTCTAGGACCTCGGCTCCAACTCTGTTGTACTCGCCTCCTCCCTCGCATTCTCCTTTTGGTCTCAGCTCCTTGATCTAAGCCTCCCAGAGAGACCCCTAGAACGTTTCCCTCAAGGACCTTTCTGCCTGGAAGTCTGTTAGCCTTTCAGAAGTAACATgtccaaaataaaatttgattccTCCCAGGTTGTTCCCTGCCTGGTCCGCTACCCCACAGTAAGGAACACCTTAttatgcaatggcgtgatcttatcTGTTCCCTCCAGGGCTCACGCAGAAACCTTCGTTACACTCCTCCACCATCCACCTGCAAGCCCCTCCACACCCTGTCCAAACCCAGCCCATCATCCTGAGCCACCACCTCCCCTGAGCCTCCCCAGCACCCTTCTAATTGGCCCCCTTGCTCCCACTCTTTATCCCTCCCCCTCACACAAACCCTGTCCTCCACCAGCAAAAGAGGTCTTAAAATATACATCAGgcgggcctggtgtggtggctcgcgcctgtaatcccagcactttgggaggccgaagcgggcggatcacctgaggtcgggagttcaagaccagcctgaccaacatggagaaaccccgtctctactaaaaatacaaaaatattagccggacatggtggcacatacctgtaatcccagctactcaagaggctgaggcaggagaatcacttgaacccaggaggcagaggttgtggtgagctga
This region includes:
- the PSORS1C2 gene encoding psoriasis susceptibility 1 candidate gene 2 protein, translating into MILNWKLLGILVLCLHTRGISGSEDHPSHPPAEDREEAGSPTLPQGPPVPGDPWPGAPPLFEDPPPPRLSRPWRDLPETGVWPPEPPRTDPPQPPRPDDPWPAGPQPPENPWPPAPEVDHRPQEEPDLDPPREEYR